The genomic region ATAAAGTTGTCAAGTAGTTTTATAGATTTTTGTCGGACGATCGCCTTCACTCCTTGTATTCAAAGGGTTTTGAGCTATAGCGAGCCACCCTCTCGGCGGTGGGAGGGCGATCGAAACCGTTTCACGAGAGACGTCCGGAAATACCGAGACGCTGACGATTAGTGTTGCCCGGAATGGCTCCATCTCCACCCGGATTGACGGGAGTACCGGGAGGATCGGGGTCGGGGTCGGGGTCGGGATTGGGGTCTGGTTCTGGGTCTGGGTCTGGGTCTGGGTCTGGGTCGGGTTCCCCGCAGGTCGCAGAAGTTCCTAGATTAGACACTTTGCAGATCGCATAAGCCCAGGCTTGTTGCGCCCGTTGGAAGTGTTCGCCCAACCATTCCCCTTTCGCTTCCGGGTCGTTTTCCGCTACTGCTTCTACACCATCTTTATAGTGGTCGCGATCGAGAATTTCCTCAGCTTCGTCCCGGGTCGGTTCGTCGAGGCGTTCGAGGGTCGTTTGCGCTTTATCCGCTTTTGCTTTCGCATCTTGATAGCGTTCGATCGCCTCCTGGGTGTCGATGCGGCGGCGTTGGGCGACCTGGGCAACATTTTTCGTTGCAGCGATGGTTCCGTCGAACCCTTGGGAAAAACGAGCCTCTCCCGTTGTTGGAGTACCCACAAAGGTCCAACCGCGATCGCGCACTTCAATAGTACCCTCGGGACTGACCAAGCGAACCGCACTGAAATAATAAATGTTCATCTCCGGTTCCCCCGCCACGGGAATCGCCCCAATCTCGTCGTCATAATCCGTTTCAAGACGGTAACCATCGCCGTAATCAATCGCCGCGATCCGATCGCGATCGTCGCGAACCACCGTCGCCGGACGAGGAACTAACGCCTCCATCCGGGTTCGACGATATCCCGAAGGAAAATAACGCACGAAATAGCCATCGGGATGCAACGACCATCGCCCCTCCGGAATCTCGCGACTTCCTTCCCCTCGGGAAACCGCCCCAGTTAAAACCGCAATATTTTCTAACTCCTCATAGGTCGCATTCGCTTCACTGAGGCGCTCTCGGATTTCAGCTTTCGCATCGAGGATTTGCCGAACTTGAGAGGGCAAGTTCGCAAACAGTTCCCGCCGCACCTCATCGGGAATCAGCCCCAACGCACCGCCATTAATTTCCGCAATTTCCTCATCGCTTAGCAGTTGTCGCGCCACAGATTGGATCTCCTCATCCATATCGCTCACCCGCGTTTGCGCGATAATCCCCCACAGCAACACCTGAATTTGTCGCTGGGGAATCTCGGGATAGTTTGCAGATTCCCGTAAAATCTTAGTGATAATCCCGGCGCGCGGTCCTTCCAGTGGCGCGTAGGCGTAACCGTCACCGCCGCCGGGAGCGTGGGTTCCAGCGCGCAGACAGTAACTTTGCAAAATCGCTTCGTACAATCCCGGTGGAGCGATATACCCTCCCCGGGCGCCCCGTTCGAGACTCGCGAGGGATTGAGGTTCGCCGAAGTTTTCCCCGTCGAGGAGTGGGGTTTCCCGCCGAACGTCTTCCAAACTCGTAGTCAGGGGTGGATCTTCTTCCAGGAGGTCGGAGAGTTCGGGGAGCGGAAGGGAATCCGGAAGATCTGGGGTGACATCGGGCAAACCAAACTGAGCTAAGTGAGTCGGTTTGGGAGTGGGTGGGGAAGCACTGACGTGGCGATCGCCGATCGCCGCGATCGCACTCAATCCCCCAGCGACTACTGTTAATCCCACGACGCTCAGGGTTTGTCGCAAAAAGCGCATAAAAAATGTTCTCCGCTTGCATCTTCAGTGAGGCGCGTCTAAATCTCTTTTTCCAGACGATCGCCCGTTCGATTGAGGAGGTTTTCGCTGTACAACTATTTTTAGGATAACGCAGGCAATTTCATCTCCGAGAAAATAACGAGATCGAGTAATTGATTCTGGTTTTTCTCTCAGCACGCTGTTTCTCAGATCGAAACCCGGTCTGCAACGGTAAAATTTGCGTTTCTGAAACATGCCCGAACCCAACTGTTCTCTGTTGATTACGCTACACCTCGATCGAGGGAGAAACCGTAGATTGTGGAAATTTTTGCAAATTCCCGACCGAATCCCAAATCGTTGAAAACCTTAAAATCACCAAAATTGAACTTGGTTTTAAAAATTCTTTGACGGCTCAATATAAACTTTTGAATCTCGTATAAAATTTGACTGAATTTAAAACCAACTTTGCCAAAATTTAAGGGTCATCGAAGTTCAACCCGGTGTTAACTGTCCAACCTAATGAGGAGTGAGCTTATGCGGGGACAAATGACATGGAAATCCGAAGGAGGAATCGACAAAGTTTTATATTTACGCGCCCAACCCCACGATCCTTGGAAATGTTATAAAGAATTTCCCCAATATTATAAGCCCGATCTCGGCGGAAGATCGCCGGGGTACGAAACTTTCTTGACTTTACTGCGCCAAGGGTGGCAGATGGTGCATACTTAAAGGATTTTAATCTTTTAAGTATCCCGTTTGTTGTAAAAACTGCTCGACTTGATCGAAGAATTGAGCGCGATCGCCCGACGGATAAAAGGCTTCTACTTTTTCCCAGCCCTGGGTTGAAGTTCCTAATAAATATTGTTCGGCTAAATAGCTGGCTAAAATACCCTGAAGTTGCGGATCGTCTACATTTAATTCAGTCGCTAACTGCCATAAGCGGCGGGCATCTTCGGCGATCGCCTCTGGAAATTGGGACGTGACTAAAACCGCACCATCCGAGCGATATTCAAAGATTTGAAGGGGATAGTTGATTAACTCTAAATTCGGGAAAAATTCGGCGATCGCCCGATCGCGCGTCTGGAATTCCACCACCCCATCCCCATTCAAATCTTCTCGTTGATAACCGACAGTCCCCCAATATTGTTGGATAGGGGCGTAACGTTCCCGAATCGGTTCGTAACGATAAATAATCGAATAATAACAACAGCGAGCATCTTCCGTAGTCAAATCGAGGATAATTTCATCTTCTCCATCCCCGTTTAAATCGGCGATCGCGATGTTTAATAACTTGCTCGTTGCGGTAATCACAGGTAACGGTTGTTCTTGTAACAGCTCTCCCGCCCGAGTTAAGGCGATCCGAAAATTACTGGCCAATCCTTGCGGACGTTTCTGATAAGATAAATCCACTTTAACGGCGCCGATTTCCATCATTTCCGTTCTCGTTTCAAACTGGGGCGACTTAGCAATATATTCCGAAGGAATAGGGGAAGCAATATCGTCCCGTTGGGCGATCGCCTGACAGAAAAAGCCCGCCACTTCGCCGCGCGTCGCCGCTTCGTTAGGACGCAAGAAGCGAACGACCGCATCGCTGACCACGATATTATTTTCCGTCGCCGAAGCGATCGCGTCGCGGGCGTATTCCGGAATGGCTTGAGCATCGGCAAACGCCGCATTTAAAATCGTCGTCGTGTCCCCTTGTTTTTCTAATTGCAAGCCACTGGTCAAAGCAATTAAAACTTGCAAGCGAGTGATATTGTCGTAGGCTTTAAAAACCCGTCCCGGAAAGCCAGAAAGAAACCCTTTACGGTAGGCATCTCGGATTGCAGGATAGGCCCAATCTTTATCGGAGAGATCGACAAAGAAAATCTCCTCGCGCGAGAAAGGGCGATCGGGAAATGCTTGACTTAGAATAGCGGCAAACTCACCTCGATTCATCGGCGATCGCGGTTTAAACTCGCCATCCCAATAACCGCTTACAATTTGACGGTCGGCCAATTGGGAAATACATTCGCGCGCCCAATGATTTTCGAGATCGCTAAACTGAACTTGCGCCATCGCCGGACGATCGATCGCGATCGCCGATCCCCCCGAAACTAGAATAATAGATAACGCCTTGACCAGGCGATCGCTCAGCCGCCGCCAACCCTTGCCCCCTCGTTTATCCACCGTCACCCTCCTCAAGCAATTAACCCCGAAATACTGGCGATCGATCCAATTCCAGAACCCACCAATCGTATCATACGAGAGAGTCAGGAGTAGGGAGGAGGGAATCGGGAGTGGGAATCAGAACTTCCTCTATTTAAAATCAAAAATCTAAAATCAAATAATCCCTAAAAATTGCCAAAAACAAACCCGCCAGAGCGGGTTTGAAATCGGTAGAGACAGATTTTAGCCTGCCCCTACCCGCTAAATTATGCGATCGAACTACTTCGTTTCCGAGAATTCAGCATCGATGACATCATCATCGGAGCCACCACCGGAAGACGCATCGCCACCGGGAGCGCCACCACCGGGAGCGCCACCACCGGGAGCGCCACCGCCAGGAGCCGCACCGTCACCCCCCGCTTGTTGGTAGATATTGCTACCAATCGTATACAGGGTTTGTTGCAAGTCCGTCGTCAGGCTCTTGATGCGATCGAAATCTTCTTGATTGACCGCTTCGCGCAAGTCTTTGATGAGTCCTTCGACCTTCGTTTTCTCGTCCGCAGGCACCTTGTCGCCGAGTTCGCTCATTTGCTTCTCAGCTTGATAGGACAAGGAATCCGCTTGGTTCTTGAGGTCGATTTTCTCGCGACGCTCCTTATCCGCAGCCGCATTGCTTTCGGCTTCCTTGACCATGCGATCGACTTCGTCCGACGGCAGGGTAGAAGCACCAGTAATACTGATCGACTGTTCTTTTCCGGTTCCCTTATCCTTCGCCGTCACGTTGAGAATCCCGTTCGCGTCGATATCGAAAGTCACCTCAATCTGAGGGACGCCACGGGGAGCCGGAGGAATGCCATCGAGGCGGAAAGTTCCGAGACTCTTATTGTCCGCCGACATTTCCCGTTCCCCTTGGAGGACGTGAATTTCCACATTCGTTTGACCGTCCACCGCCGTCGAGAACACCTCGGATTTTTTCGTCGGAATCGTGGTGTTGCGCGGGATAATTTTGGTCATGACGCCGCCGAGGGTTTCCACACCCAGGGACAGAGGCGTAACGTCGAGCAGCAGGATGTCCTTGACTTCCCCGGCGAGAACCCCGGCTTGAATCGCCGCACCAATCGCCACCACTTCGTCCGGGTTGACCGTTTGGTTCGGTTCTTTCAAGATCCGCTTGACGAGTTCTTTAACGGCAGGAATCCGGGTAGAACCCCCGACCATCACCACTTCATCGATCGCCGCCTTATCCAATTTGGCATCGCGTAGGGCATTTTCAACCGGAATCCGGCAACGGTCGATCAAATCGGCGGTCAGTTCTTCAAACTTGGCGCGAGTCAACGTCAGGTCTAAGTGCTTCGGACCGTCTTGAGTCGCGGTGATAAACGGCAAGTTAATTTCCGCTTGGCTGACGCTCGACAGTTCGATTTTGGCTTTTTCTGCCGCTTCAGTCAGTCGTTGCAGCGCTTGTTTATCTTTACGCAGGTCGATCCCTTCGGCGCTCTTAAATTCGGCAGCGAGCCAGTCTACAATTTTTTTGTCGAAGTCGTCACCGCCGAGGTGCGTATCCCCAGAGGTCGCCAACACTTCAAACACGCCGTCGCCCACTTCGAGGATGGACACGTCGAAGGTCCCACCGCCAAGGTCGAAGACGAGAATCGTTTCGTTGCTCTTCTTGTCAAGACCGTAGGCGAGAGAAGCGGCGGTCGGTTCGTTGATAATCCGCAGCACTTCGACCCCGGCAATTTTACCCGCGTCTTTGGTGGCTTGACGTTGGGAGTCGTTGAAATAGGCGGGAACGGTGATCACGGCTTGAGTGACTTTCTCGCCGAGATAGGTGCTCGCGTCGTCGATGAGCTTGCGTAGCACTTGGGCGGAAATTTCTTCCGGCGCGAATTGTTTTTCTCGGGCCGGGCAGTCTAGTCTGACGTTGTTGTTGGCGTTGAGGACTTTGTAGGAAACCTCGGTCGTTTCGTGGGTGACTTCGTCGTGGCGGCGTCCGATGAAGCGCTTGACGGAGTAAAACGTGTTTTCTGGGTTCATCACCGCCTGACGCTTGGCGATCTGACCGACGAGTTGGTCGCCATTTTTGGTGTAGGCGACGACGGACGGGGTCGTGCGAGCGCCTTCGGCGTTGGCGATGACGGTGGGTTTACCCCCTTCCATCACGGCGACGCAAGAGTTTGTCGTTCCTAAGTCGATTCCAACTACTTTACCCATAGGGATATTCTGGCTCCAATAACTACAAGAAATTCAATGATGTTTGCTGGTGCGGTCCGCGTGGGTGTTGCGGCGATTAACAAAAGTCAGCAGGGTGTCTGAACTTCAATCTGAACTTCAATATTTTTTAAGCCTACCGATCTATATGTTGAGCGCGGTTGGCGTTGCGATGAAGGTGTGTTTACCGAACCTCGATCGGGACGGTTCCCCTTCCTGACGGGTTTTGAGGTTGACGGGGGACTAGAGAAGGGAACATGACGATCGCTTCGGTCTCGTTGCTATTTGTTGGGCGGGTTTAATTCGACCACCAATCCCCGAGCATGTCCTCGTTTAGTGCAATTTTGGGGAGGGTGTCGGTTGGGCTGTCGTCGGCGATCGGGGTCGAGATTTCGGGCGCTTTACGAGGGCGCGCGGCGTCGAGTCGGACTTTAAAGGGGGTTGGAGTCGAGCTGCCGCGTTTGGGTACGGTTAAGGTGAGAATACCGTCTTGCAAATGGGCTTCGATCCGATCGCCTTCAATGGCTGTACCGAAAACGACGACCCGATGAAATTCGCCGGAGTTGAATTCGCTCCAAGTTCTCACCCCTCGCGCCGCAGCGCGGACAGGGGATTTTCCGGCCAGTAAAACGGCGTGGCGGCTCGCTTGTACGTTTAAGTTGGCGGCTGGAATCCCCGGTAATTCGGCTCGCAAAATGAAGTGATTTTCTCGTTCTCGCACTTCGATCGGCGGTTGCCAGGTGCCGGGTTTTTCGGGGAGGTTGACGAGGGGATCGGCGGCGATCGCTCGGGGGTCTCGACGGGATGAGGGAGTGGCGATCGCTTCTAATTGGCGCCGCAATTGATTGAGTTCGGACAGAGAAGTTAATTGAATTTGAGTATTCATTGAGATTCAACCTCCCAAAGTAAAAAAGGCACGCGATCGCCGCTTAGAGATAAACTCTCGAAGAGCAAGTCATCTTGACTTCGTGCGATTAGCTTACGTTCTACGATAAAACCCCTGGCAGTTGGCGACATTGGGGCAAACCGTAATCGTGCTGTTGTATTTGCCGTCGCGTCGGCGCGATCGCCCCTGCAACGGTTTTCCCTGCTCTCCACCATTGAAAATCCCTCCTTTTTCTGGCTCGAAAAGGAGGGATTGTTTCGCGATCGCACCCAAATCTTAAATAGTCGAATACTTTTGGAATCCTTTTGGGGCTAATTTCTAGAAGAATTTTCGGACTGATTTCCCTCGGTCGAATCGACCTGAGTTTCCGTTAGGGAGTTACGAGTTTTAGGATGAGCTCGAAATTTGAAAAAGCCAAAAAAACCAAAAAACCCAAACAAGCCTACATTTCCAGTGACTAAACCTAACAACCCGAGAAAACCCAACCATCCGAGATATCCGAGTTTTTCGGTTTGTTGGGGTTGCATCGCGATCGGCTCCGTAACTTTCACCTTGCTGAATCGATCGCGATTCTAACCCTTCGCCCTTGGGGCGCACTTCGCCCAATCGATTCCCCCGATTGGAGGAGATCGCCCGGACACCTCCGAAAAAGTGGAGTTTCAGCCACTCGAACTCGGGAGGGGTCGGGGCGATCGACAGGCGGACGGGAGCAAGTTAGACCCACTAACCGTGACCGTTACGGATGGGAGTTCCACACGGATAAGTCGCCACGGGCGCGGATCTGTGTTCGGCGGGGGATTGAGCTCGTTCTTGGGGTTTTTGAGCTTTGGCGAGTTGATAGTCGAGTTGCAATTTGGTCAGCATTTGCGATCGCCGATCGTATAGTCGTTTGAGCGGACGCGGTTCGCACTGGGCGATCGCGTAAGCGGTGAGAATGGGCAGGGCGATCGTCGTATCGGTATAACAGACAATGGTATTGGGGAGTTCTTCCGGATCGACTTTCCCCCAACTGACCGCCTCACTCGGGGTCGCGCCGGAGAGTCCTCCGGTATCGGGACGGGCGTCGGTAATTTGGATAAAATAGTCGTGTCCGCGCTCTTCCAAGCCCAAAACTTCGTGAATTTGCGGTTGAGTTTGCAGCAAGAAGTTTTTGGGAGAACCGCCGCCGAGGATGACCGCCGCACTTTTGCCGGAAATCGGGGTTCCGGTATCTCTCGCACCGTAGGCGATCGCGGCAGTTTCGTTGACGTCGATCGCCGGATCGAGGACGAGTTCGGAGCCCTCCAGGGCCAAGGCCGCCACGTTCATCCCGATCGAACTATCCCCCGGGGAGGAAGTATAAATCGGGACGCCGCACTCGTAAGCGGTCGCCAGCAAGCAGGAATGTTCGGCCCCGCGCTGTTTTTCGATTTCGCGGATATATTTGCCGAGGAGGTAGTGAAATTCGGCAGTTCCCATGCGTTTTTGGAACGGTTCGGCGCGCAAAATGGTTCGCACGAACGCATCGGTTTCGAGGAGGACGTCGTAATCGAAGATGATGTCGTAGATGCGGATGTTGCCTTGTTCGCGCAGTTCGGCGTCATCGACAAACGGACTGCCTTTGTAGAGGTTTAAGCCGAGTCCGTAGTGGAGGTCGTGGTAGAGGTTGGCGCCCGTACTGATGATGTAGTCGATGAAGCCGTGGCGGATTAACGGGGCGATCGCCGATATGCCAAATCCGGCGGGGGTCAAGGCGCCGGAGAGGGTCAAACCGACGGTAACCCCTTCTTGGAGGACTTCGCGACTGAGCAAGTGGCAGATTTCGCGCAACCGTGCGGAGTTATAAGCGCTGAAATGGTTGTCGATCAGATCGACGACGCTGAGATCGGCGGATACGGGGGTCGGGGTAATTTGATGGTTGTGAAATTTAGACATGGTTTGATTCTTGAATCTTCTGAGGACAGCAACAGCAAGCCCAATGAGGCCACATTAGGATTCATCCTCAACCGCCGTCACTGTAAAATATCCGGCGGTTGAGTCGGGGAGCGATCGCCTGTCGCGTCGCCGTCGTCACTGTCCTAGGAGATCTGCATCGATCCACGTCTCGGGAGTTTGGTCCTAGGGAGAATCCTCGGTACGTAGTGACGGGCCGTACTGACGCTATATAAGGGGCGATCGCCACGACTCGTCGATCGTCAAATTAGCTGAGCGCGATCGACAGTCGTTGACTTCGTTAAAAATTGATCGCCTTCAGTCGATCGACCGAGTTTGCAACCAGAGCTTTTCCGGTGGCGTGTTCCGGAGGTTGGCTCGAAACGGGGCTTGCAAACTACTCGTTACAGGTCGATCGGATCGTACTGGGCGCCTCGCAACGGTCGGTCCACGAAAGCGCCGGGTCGCAATGTCGTTTCCGCTTCAACTGCATATCCAGATACCACAAGGAGCGCCAGGGATATCCGGTCAGAGCAAGGAGTTTCAACGTTTGTTATGCAACCTCTCTATGTAAAGGTCATTCTCGTCCGAGGCACCGCCCGGGCGATCGCGTCGAGCGCGTTTGAGCATCGTTACCGGGAAGCAATGGGTATTTTTTCGCGCCTCTCTATCAATTTAACATTGATTCTTAACATTGATGCAGGTCCATGCACGGGAGCGGGCGATCGTCATCCCCGGCGCCCTTTTTTGTCGTCGTTCCCGCGATCGCTTCCGGCCAGAGTCGTGCAGAAATTGCTGGACTGAACGAAGCAAGACCCGTTATAATGGAAGTTCGTGACTTTGGCAGATGGTTATGCACGCTCAAGAAATTATTCAATCGATCGAAAAAGAGCAGCTCAAATCCGACCTTCCGCAGATCTACGTCGGCGACACCGTCAGAGTCGGGGTGAGAATTCGCGAAGGTGGGAAAGAACGGACCCAACCTTACGAAGGCACCGTCATCGCCATGCGTAACGGGGGCATCAACGAAACGATCACCGTCCGGCGTATTTTCCAAGGCATCGGTGTCGAACGGGTCTTTTTGCTGCACTCGCCTCGGATCAACTACATCAAAGTAATCCGTCGCGGTAAAGCCCGCCGAGCCAAGTTGTACTACTTGCGCCAACGAGTCGGCAAGAAAACCCGTCTCAAACAGCGCTTCGATCGCCCCCTCTAACTTGCAAGCCTTGCCAAAAATTTCCGTGGCCTGTTGACGCGAGCGCGAGTTACATCTTAAAATAACTTTGGGTGAGTCGCGAAATCAAAATTGCTGATTCAGCCCGTGCGCTCTTAGTTCAGTTGGTAGAACGCAGGTCTCCAAAACCTGATGTCGGGGGTTCAAGTCCTCCAGGGCGCGCTGAACCATCGCCCAAGAACATCTACCCGGAAGTGAATCGGCTGTCGGTGAAGCGACAGAGTTAACCGCTTTCGGGTAGAATTGCGATCTGGGTGGTTCCGACGAGGGTTGCCAAGAGCAATAATAGGTTTGGCGAGGCTGGGGAGTTAGATCGCCCTGAAGTCTGCCCGAGGACTGCCGTGTAAAGCGCGTTTTGGGAAACAGGAAATCGTGGCTAAAAAAGATGAAGCCCAGATGCAAGCGAGTGCAGACGGGTTCAACCCAGTCAAATTTCTAGAGGAAACCAAAGAAGAACTGACCAAAGTAGTTTGGCCTTCGCGACAACAAGTCGTCAGCGAATCTGCCGCCGTCATTCTCATGGTGATTCTCTCCGCAAGCTTAATCTACTTTCTAGATCGATTTTTTGGTTGGGCAGCTACACAGGTATTCGGATGACTTTTGCCTCGGACGATTCGCACAACACACCTCAACGGTCAGACATGGAGGAAGAAACGACCAAAGCGTCCGTCACTCCTCGTTGGTACGCCGTTCAGGTGGCTTCAGGCTGCGAAAAGCGGGTGAAAGCCAACCTAGAGCAGCGCATCCAAACTCTGGACGTGGCCGATCGCATTTTTCAGATCGAGATCCCTCAGAGTGCTGCCGTCAAAATTCGTAAAGATGGCAGCCGCCAGCAAACCGACGAAAAAATCTTTCCCGGTTACGTCCTCGTGCAAATGGCGATGGACGATGAAAGCTGGCAGGTTGTCAAAAACACCCCTCATGTGATTAACTTTGTCGGAGCCGAACAAAAGCGTCGGTACGGACGAGGGCGCGGACACGTCAAACCCGTACCGCTCAGTCACTCCGAAGTAGAAAGAATCTTCAGACAACGGGAAGAAGCCGAACCCGTCGTCAAAACTCACTTGGCGCCCGGAGAAAAAATCGAAGTGGTTTCCGGACCGTTCAAAGAATTTGACGGCGAAGTGATCGAAGTCAGTCCCGAGCGCAGCAAGCTCAAAGCACTGCTTTCGATCTTCGGACGGGATACCCCCGTCGAGCTGGAGTTCAATCAAGTTCGCAAATTAAGTTGAAGCAGCAAACACAGTAAATGGCAAAAAAAGTTGTTGCGGTGATCAAGTTGGCCATCGATGCGGGTAAGGCCAACCCAGCACCCCCAATCGGCCCGGCTCTGGGTCAGCACGGCGTGAACATCATGATGTTCTGCAAAGAATATAACGCCCGGACTGCAGACCAAGCGGGCTTGGTGGTGCCTGTCGAAATTTCGGTTTACGAAGACCGCAGTTTTACCTTCGTTCTCAAAACTCCACCCGCGTCGGTCTTGATTCGCAAAGCCGCCGGAATTCCCAAAGGGGCT from Oxynema aestuarii AP17 harbors:
- a CDS encoding S-layer homology domain-containing protein; amino-acid sequence: MDKRGGKGWRRLSDRLVKALSIILVSGGSAIAIDRPAMAQVQFSDLENHWARECISQLADRQIVSGYWDGEFKPRSPMNRGEFAAILSQAFPDRPFSREEIFFVDLSDKDWAYPAIRDAYRKGFLSGFPGRVFKAYDNITRLQVLIALTSGLQLEKQGDTTTILNAAFADAQAIPEYARDAIASATENNIVVSDAVVRFLRPNEAATRGEVAGFFCQAIAQRDDIASPIPSEYIAKSPQFETRTEMMEIGAVKVDLSYQKRPQGLASNFRIALTRAGELLQEQPLPVITATSKLLNIAIADLNGDGEDEIILDLTTEDARCCYYSIIYRYEPIRERYAPIQQYWGTVGYQREDLNGDGVVEFQTRDRAIAEFFPNLELINYPLQIFEYRSDGAVLVTSQFPEAIAEDARRLWQLATELNVDDPQLQGILASYLAEQYLLGTSTQGWEKVEAFYPSGDRAQFFDQVEQFLQQTGYLKD
- the dnaK gene encoding molecular chaperone DnaK, which translates into the protein MGKVVGIDLGTTNSCVAVMEGGKPTVIANAEGARTTPSVVAYTKNGDQLVGQIAKRQAVMNPENTFYSVKRFIGRRHDEVTHETTEVSYKVLNANNNVRLDCPAREKQFAPEEISAQVLRKLIDDASTYLGEKVTQAVITVPAYFNDSQRQATKDAGKIAGVEVLRIINEPTAASLAYGLDKKSNETILVFDLGGGTFDVSILEVGDGVFEVLATSGDTHLGGDDFDKKIVDWLAAEFKSAEGIDLRKDKQALQRLTEAAEKAKIELSSVSQAEINLPFITATQDGPKHLDLTLTRAKFEELTADLIDRCRIPVENALRDAKLDKAAIDEVVMVGGSTRIPAVKELVKRILKEPNQTVNPDEVVAIGAAIQAGVLAGEVKDILLLDVTPLSLGVETLGGVMTKIIPRNTTIPTKKSEVFSTAVDGQTNVEIHVLQGEREMSADNKSLGTFRLDGIPPAPRGVPQIEVTFDIDANGILNVTAKDKGTGKEQSISITGASTLPSDEVDRMVKEAESNAAADKERREKIDLKNQADSLSYQAEKQMSELGDKVPADEKTKVEGLIKDLREAVNQEDFDRIKSLTTDLQQTLYTIGSNIYQQAGGDGAAPGGGAPGGGAPGGGAPGGDASSGGGSDDDVIDAEFSETK
- a CDS encoding Hsp20/alpha crystallin family protein; its protein translation is MNTQIQLTSLSELNQLRRQLEAIATPSSRRDPRAIAADPLVNLPEKPGTWQPPIEVRERENHFILRAELPGIPAANLNVQASRHAVLLAGKSPVRAAARGVRTWSEFNSGEFHRVVVFGTAIEGDRIEAHLQDGILTLTVPKRGSSTPTPFKVRLDAARPRKAPEISTPIADDSPTDTLPKIALNEDMLGDWWSN
- a CDS encoding DUF3796 domain-containing protein, whose protein sequence is MQPQQTEKLGYLGWLGFLGLLGLVTGNVGLFGFFGFFGFFKFRAHPKTRNSLTETQVDSTEGNQSENSSRN
- a CDS encoding homospermidine biosynthesis protein; translation: MSKFHNHQITPTPVSADLSVVDLIDNHFSAYNSARLREICHLLSREVLQEGVTVGLTLSGALTPAGFGISAIAPLIRHGFIDYIISTGANLYHDLHYGLGLNLYKGSPFVDDAELREQGNIRIYDIIFDYDVLLETDAFVRTILRAEPFQKRMGTAEFHYLLGKYIREIEKQRGAEHSCLLATAYECGVPIYTSSPGDSSIGMNVAALALEGSELVLDPAIDVNETAAIAYGARDTGTPISGKSAAVILGGGSPKNFLLQTQPQIHEVLGLEERGHDYFIQITDARPDTGGLSGATPSEAVSWGKVDPEELPNTIVCYTDTTIALPILTAYAIAQCEPRPLKRLYDRRSQMLTKLQLDYQLAKAQKPQERAQSPAEHRSAPVATYPCGTPIRNGHG
- the rplS gene encoding 50S ribosomal protein L19; this translates as MHAQEIIQSIEKEQLKSDLPQIYVGDTVRVGVRIREGGKERTQPYEGTVIAMRNGGINETITVRRIFQGIGVERVFLLHSPRINYIKVIRRGKARRAKLYYLRQRVGKKTRLKQRFDRPL
- the secE gene encoding preprotein translocase subunit SecE, giving the protein MAKKDEAQMQASADGFNPVKFLEETKEELTKVVWPSRQQVVSESAAVILMVILSASLIYFLDRFFGWAATQVFG
- the nusG gene encoding transcription termination/antitermination protein NusG, whose product is MTFASDDSHNTPQRSDMEEETTKASVTPRWYAVQVASGCEKRVKANLEQRIQTLDVADRIFQIEIPQSAAVKIRKDGSRQQTDEKIFPGYVLVQMAMDDESWQVVKNTPHVINFVGAEQKRRYGRGRGHVKPVPLSHSEVERIFRQREEAEPVVKTHLAPGEKIEVVSGPFKEFDGEVIEVSPERSKLKALLSIFGRDTPVELEFNQVRKLS
- the rplK gene encoding 50S ribosomal protein L11, whose protein sequence is MAKKVVAVIKLAIDAGKANPAPPIGPALGQHGVNIMMFCKEYNARTADQAGLVVPVEISVYEDRSFTFVLKTPPASVLIRKAAGIPKGAAEPNRQTVGTITRDQLREIAQTKMPDLNANDIEAAMKIVEGTARNMGVAVSD